The Styela clava chromosome 2, kaStyClav1.hap1.2, whole genome shotgun sequence genome contains a region encoding:
- the LOC120335936 gene encoding uncharacterized protein LOC120335936, producing the protein MPRLRSPTNKSQRVPIDAPSTSTNDYETTKKRKRINNNKKPKVNRHNNAKHKKISVENNVIKITLKLVFPEVEKEKLRKRGFEFVHSCATTETFGGLGRFIQQKEKKDVYWQDEKGKKFDNDKSLKEAEINNGDTVYAVEIPEKVPPTPERSGSSDSIKSNISDI; encoded by the exons ATGCCTAGATTGAGATCACCTACCAACAAATCACAGCGCGTTCCAATCGATGCTCCATCCACATCAACGAACG ATTATGAGACTACAAAGAAGAGAAAgagaatcaataataacaaaaaaccGAAAGTGAACAGACATAATAATGCAAAGCACAAAAAAATATCAGTCGAGAATAATGTGATAAAAATAACCCTAAAGCTGGTTTTTCCGGAGGTCGAAAAGGAGAAATTGAGGAAAAGAGGATTCGAGTTCGTCCACAGTTGTGCTACCACCGAAACATTCGGAGGTCTCGGAAGATTCATACAACAAAAGGAGAAAAAAGACGTATATTGGCAAGATGAAAAGGgcaaaaaatttgacaatgataaatcaCTGAAAGAAGCTGAAATTAACAATGGTGATACAGTTTATGCTGTGGAAATACCTGAGAAAGTCCCACCAACCCCCGAGAGATCAGGTTCTTCCGATTCCATCAAAAGCAATATTTCTGATATATAA
- the LOC120335866 gene encoding uncharacterized protein LOC120335866 yields the protein MAEKITKYFEVKFSNSSKEKKTFDDSSQPISDTKVESQTSNIKDLSLEECMRLGQDNTAMFIVEKAVKNKWPWLEVIISNNEAVFLQITFPSEKQDDFNKLLTEKKIGNYLKDIFEDLESDLLGIIGEEQFVIHESKILELLSGMIVESFDSIQSCFKVSNQLEKNMKVEFKILKPGQSDVITSTADVNLVKDAINLLGPEGKESFHIDKCLKNDSFDTIRIALFVVASSLMKKWPWMKISGIKKRNILEISVESKYDVMFSHLMDKNKIENHVREDFECMNANLMGIIGSPIYLKTGEVICQLLEGVHLKSLKSIRLRPSIDNHSSACIRLSIEESGESASPGEQLVLTTETKFVAEIATSDIEAEPIAMENVLGSGNQAALAISLASRSLTREWPWIQTTDVIEGNRLCLSVPEERGRELHMLINEGQIRDRINHDFEHLEDELTHILQEGILGEFRSEIVRRMKNVNVTKIDKVNIPHVCGTANKYIDGGEAGGIHTIISKNTVNLAKSGDSQRDITANVIAKGSGVTNIHEDNVINIAGNVNARDLEVVGKLLANLKK from the exons ATGgctgaaaaaataacaaaatattttgaagtgaAATTTTCCAATTCAAGTAAAGAGAAGAAAACTTTTGATGATTCTTCGCAACCAATTTCAGATACAAAAGTGGAAAGTCAAACCTCAAATATCAAAGACTTGTCTCTAGAAGAATGCATGCGATTGGGCCAAGACAACACAGCAATGTTTATCGTAGAAAAAGCAGTAAAGAATAAATGGCCTTGGTTGGAAGTTATTATCTCAAATAATGAAGCAGTATTTTTACAAATCACATTTCCAAGTGAGAAACAGGATGACTTTAACAAACTCTTGACAGAGAAAAAAATCGGAAATtatttaaaagatatttttgaagatCTAGAATCTGATTTGCTGGGCATCATTGGAGAAGAACAATTTGTTATTCATGAGTCGAAAATATTGGAATTACTAAGTGGTATGATTGTGGAGTCGTTTGATAGCATACAGAG TTGCTTCAAAGTTTCTAATCAACtggaaaaaaacatgaaagttgagtttaaaattttgaaacctgGGCAAAGTGATGTCATCACATCTACTGCTGATGTAAATTTGGTGAAGGATGCTATCAACCTGCTAGGTCCAGAAGGGAAGGAATCCTTTCATATTGATAAATGTCTTAAAAATGACAGTTTTGACACAATCAGAATTGCCCTTTTTGTAGTTGCCAGCTCTTTGATGAAGAAATGGCCTTGGATGAAAATTTCGGGAATaaagaaaagaaatattttggaGATATCGGTTGAATCTAAATATGACGTCATGTTTTCTCATCTTAtggacaaaaacaaaattgagaaCCATGTTCGCGAAGATTTTGAATGTATGAATGCTAATTTAATGGGGATAATTGGGAGTCCAATTTACTTAAAAACAGGAGAAGTTATTTGTCAACTTCTAGAAGGAGTTCATTTGAAATCTCTTAAAAG CATCAGGCTCCGTCCCTCGATTGATAATCATTCCTCCGCTTGCATTCGCCTATCTATTGAAGAGTCTGGGGAAAGTGCGTCACCCGGTGAACAATTAGTGCTCACCACTGAGACAAAATTTGTTGCTGAGATTGCAACATCTGATATAGAAGCTGAACCAATTGCAATGGAGAATGTTTTGGGATCTGGTAATCAAGCTGCTTTAGCAATTTCATTGGCTTCAAGGTCTTTGACAAGAGAATGGCCCTGGATACAAACAACAGATGTCATTGAAGGAAATCGATTGTGTTTAAGTGTACCAGAAGAAAGGGGAAGGGAGCTTCATATGCTGATTAATGAAGGACAAATACGTGACAGAATTAACCATGATTTTGAACATCTAGAAGATGAATTAACACATATTTTACAAGAAGGAATTCTTGGTGAATTTAGGTCAGAAATTGTgagaagaatgaaaaatgttaATGTGACAAAAATAGACAA GGTAAACATACCACATGTTTGTGGCACAGCAAATAAATACATAGATGGTGGTGAAGCTGGTGGAATCCACACTATAATTTCGAAAAATACAGTTAATCTTGCAA AAAGTGGGGATTCACAAAGGGACATAACAGCAAATGTTATTGCAAAAGGATCAGGGGTGACCAACATACACGAGGATAATGTGATCAATATAGCTGGAAATGTTAACG CCAGAGACCTGGAAGTCGTCGGGAAGTTACTGGCAAATCTGAAAAAATAG